Below is a genomic region from Argiope bruennichi chromosome 11, qqArgBrue1.1, whole genome shotgun sequence.
agcaaataaactgTAACAGCTTTGAAATAACTCAAGAAACCAATTTAAAACATCAGTCCCCAAGATCTAAAATGAGTTTCtaacgaaaataaatgtatattgaaaaaaacaaagCCTCAAATGTAaaaggaagtttggagagtgggatgctatctttaaatttctgtttcccAATATTCTACGGTcagcaactattttttaaaaaataaaaactgaataaatctttgaaatagaAGGATGTATATGCAGAATTTGctacattttaagcaaatatggTCAAAAATGAACTCTGTCACTTTCTTAAATAACAACCGTTTGcatgatatatttgatataaaaatatacattagtgCTAGAATTTATATCCctctgtccccccccccccccaaataaataaataaataattttcatgaaagcagggattcataattaataaatttatttatatatatatatatatatatatatatatatatatatatatatatatatatatatatatatatatatatatatatatatatatatatatttgaattttataaaaattattactaataaaacaattaagcaaattaattatttactaactcTAGGATGCTACATGAAACATTAATCCTCTTAAATGCCTTCCtgctatttttatacaataagaaGAAACAGAAACTAAATCTCAACATATGAGAATTGTGCATTGCACATGCGTCGAATCAGTtgtcaaacatttatttctatggTAAACAGTACCACGTGCTAATACCATTAATAAACATGCAAATCAGGGTTAGAGGTAAACTCCAATCAGTGTGATTGATTTGAAATGTCCTAAGGTGAAGACACCCATGCCATCTCTCTCGATAAGAAGATTTCATTACATTACTAACAGCaagactattatatatatatatatatatatatatatatatatatatatatatatatatatatatatatatatatataataataataataataataattgattttcaataattatgttgcacctatttattgtttttaaatgttatcatataatttatttaattatatttttttgctaaatattaagaatgttcatttattgcatttcattgtttttttaatatgtattgaatttttgttttatttgtgcttCTTACTCATACACAAATAAGAATTACTTGTTTGCATATGTGTCACTTGATTGTTACAACTATTGCATGAATAATAACCTGTTtcaattgtaaaacaaaatactCAATTGAACAATATGACACaattattgtataaacattatttcattaaaagcatttttttttttttttttccaattaatattttcatttacatacacagtgtgaaatagaatataaacacaTGCCTCTCATTCCCATTACACACTATTCACTTTACATGATTATGAAGTGTTTGCACCTTaaacatgtattattaaaatattcagttgttaaatgtgtttaaaacataTACTATTGTTTATAAATTGTGTGTGCTATGGTTTTTCttggcttttaattaaatttaaaaaaaaaaaaaaatggcttgataaaatttcaatagtcAATTACTGtgggaattatttattaaattaatttacttttggcTTGGCACATCTATTTTATGGCCCTAAGaagggccgttttttttttttttttaaagaaaaatatttttttcgtttagtcCATTTACTTCTTTGAAGCTTTTTTTGGAGCTGCTTTTTTGGGTGATTTTAATTTCTTGGGCTTGGGAGCTTTTGGCTTTGTAGCCTTTGCCTTCTTAGGAGATTTGGGTTTGGCTACTTTTTTAGCCCCAGCAGTGGCTTTCTTAGCAGCAGCAGGCTTCTTCTTTTTCTCTGCTTTTTCCTTCGGCTTGGCCGTTTTCTTAGCAGGGGCTTTTGCTTTCTTTGGAGAAGCAGCTCCTTCCTTTTTAGGCTTTTTCACGATTTTCTTTGGCTCCTTGGTTTTCTGACCGGATGCACTCAGCTTGAATGAACCGTTAGCTCCCTTTCCTTTGGTTTGAACCAGAGTTCCAGCAGCGACAgcgcttttcaaatattttttgatgaaaggaGTCAAACGGTCGATGTCGACTTTGTACTGACTGCTGATGTGCTTTTTGATAGCTTGCAGTGAAGAGCCACCTCGCTCTTTCAGAGTGGTGATGGATTTCACAACCATTTCGGAAACCTTGGGATGAGTTGGAGGATTAGGTTTCGATTTGGTTGCGCcactttttgcctttttcttaGGCGTGGCAGTGGCTGGAGTTGCAGGGGCAGCGGCTGTTTCCTCGGACATCTTGACAGTCGAGAGTCTGAaacgtaatataaaaatattcttaataacgaAACCGCCAAGAATCCGCCCGCCCGCCTTTTCGCTTTTACGATTGGTCGATTTCGACTCGCTCACCCACCTTCCCCTTCTGTTTCGGAGCGTATTTAAACGAAGTCATCTTTGCGCGCCCCATTTTCTGTTCAAAGTCGTTTGAGAATAGTCAGTCATGGCACGTACCAAGCAGACCGCTCGTAAGAGTACTGGAGGTAAAGCCCCCAGGAAACAACTGGCTACTAAGGCCGCTCGTAAGAGCGCCCCAGCCACTGGAGGTGTTAAGAAGCCCCATCGTTACAGGCCCGGAACTGTTGCTTTGAGAGAAATCCGTCGTTATCAAAAATCCACTGAGCTCTTGATCCGAAAATTGCCATTCCAGCGTTTGGTTAGAGAAATCGCTCAGGACTTCAAAACTGATCTCCGATTCCAGAGTTCTGCTGTTATGGCTCTCCAGGAAGCTAGCGAAGCTTATTTAGTAGGCTTGTTCGAAGATACTAACTTGTGCGCTATCCACGCCAAGAGAGTAACTATCATGCCTAAGGACATTCAGCTCGCTAGACGAATTAGGGGTGAACGTGCCTAAgccaaaaaaaaagttgtttaaaaaaaaaaaaaaaacggcccttCTCAGGGCCAAGAAACACCATAGCACACACAACCATGtactaattaatatgttaataattatgtatttatttataatattaatttctcatgAAATACTCACCTTTTCTTATGTAAATCTCTTCTTACACAAGCATATTTGAATGTTCATGTTTCAAAAAGCAAATAACTTTCCATTTCATCAATTTCTACATCTCCCTCTCCTCTTGTTTACTAATAGCGAAATGCATTCCAGTTTCGAATTCTTAGCATGATCGCTAGATGGCACCACATTCCGGGACCCTTTCAGTTTCTCTTTAGTGTAAACAGAAACACGTTTCGTTTCATTACTACCCAGCCCAATTCTTGTAACACTAAACTGTGCATGTCATAGAAACCCTTCCATACAATGCATTCTTATGgaaattcattcagtttataaattaaaaagtaatgctaataaatttaaaaaaaaatagatgcataactttttttaaaaattcaatatattgccctttttttttatttttacaagtgtTCAGTagctaattcttaataatttgttggcccttaaaagggcctttttttttttttttttttttttttaaacttgtaaagtCTTAATTTAGGCTTTCTTTTCGGTTTTCTTGGGGAGCAAGACAGCTTGAATGTTAGGCAATACACCACCCTGAGCAATAGTTACTCCGGAAAGGAGTTTGTTCAACTCCTCGTCGTTTCGGATGGCGAGTTGGAGATGTCTAGGGATGATCCTAGTTTTCTTGTTATCTCTGGCGGCATTACCAGCCAACTCCAACACTTCAGCAGCTAAGTATTCTAACACGGCAGCCAGGTACACGGGTGCTCCAGCTCCAACACGTTCGGCATAATTGCCTTTTCGGAGAAGTCGATGGATACGACCGACAGGGAATTGAAGCCCTGCTCGGCTAGAACGAGTCTTGCTCTTTCCCTTAACTTTACCGCCTTTGCCACGACCAGACATGATTACAGTTCAGGAGAGAATGCGAAATGTACCTGGCGCTTTTTTCGCCCTCTTTTATATAGTACTACCGCGAAACCGGGTTTCAGCCAATCGGAGAGCAAGGAAATTGCGCAAAAATGCACGCAAAGCGCTCATCTTCGGGATTCAAGAGAGCCGTTTCTTTCCTATTGTCACGTGTTTTAATTATAggcaaacaaatcaaataaacataCAGCCGATGTAAACATGATAAGTAAACAGTGACCTTTAATAAAGTGTCATCTGTCTTCGGATtggaattttttaagcatttcaaattcCTAGGTGAAAATGGCTCATCGCGTGATAATTTCAATTGAGAGGAGAGttagttattattataagaacttttttttttttttttttttttttttttttaataggggttttttttcttatattttgtggGGTGTGATCTGTGTCTCGTGTTCGTTTCTTGCAGGAGTGcgtaatgaaaagaaagaaagaaaaaacttgatAAGAGTATTGTAACATGAATGTGAATGCACGGTCTCTTTTTGGCTGTCGGTGTCAATTCGCTTGCAGCTTGCGGGCAATTGAAATTGTCGCCGTGGGTGGTGTCATCCGATCCCCATTGTCCCCCCTGGCCATCGTGTGTGGTCAGTGATGGTCGTTTTTTTACGACCCTCATTAAAGGGTCATTAGGGCGGTCATTTTACGACCCTCATTAAAGGGTCATTAGGGTTGTCATTAGCGACATCCATCTGCGCTAATGACACTCGTCATTAGCAAGACCCCCCACGAAAATGTTCATTATCGCACCTGTAGAGTATTAGTATCGTATATATAAGATCGGAcatgaaatgtattttctcaCCAGATGAATGTCAACGGCCATaccatgctgaaagcaccggttctcgtctgatcaccgcagttaagcagcatcgggCGCGGTCAGTACTTGGGAG
It encodes:
- the LOC129957487 gene encoding histone H1-III-like, producing the protein MSEETAAAPATPATATPKKKAKSGATKSKPNPPTHPKVSEMVVKSITTLKERGGSSLQAIKKHISSQYKVDIDRLTPFIKKYLKSAVAAGTLVQTKGKGANGSFKLSASGQKTKEPKKIVKKPKKEGAASPKKAKAPAKKTAKPKEKAEKKKKPAAAKKATAGAKKVAKPKSPKKAKATKPKAPKPKKLKSPKKAAPKKASKK
- the LOC129956850 gene encoding uncharacterized protein LOC129956850, whose translation is MSGRGKGGKGLGKGGAKRHRKVLRDNIQGITKPAIRRLARRGGVKRISGLIYEETRGVLKVFLENVIRDAVTYTEHAKRKTVTAMDVVYALKRQGRTLYGFGAFFGAAFLGDFNFLGLGAFGFVAFAFLGDLGLATFLAPAVAFLAAAGFFFFSAFSFGLAVFLAGAFAFFGEAAPSFLGFFTIFFGSLSVMARTKQTARKSTGGKAPRKQLATKAARKSAPATGGVKKPHRYRPGTVALREIRRYQKSTELLIRKLPFQRLVREIAQDFKTDLRFQSSAVMALQEASEAYLVGLFEDTNLCAIHAKRVTIMPKDIQLARRIRGERQDSLNVRQYTTLSNSYSGKEFVQLLVVSDVMSGRGKGGKGLGKGGAKRHRKVLRDNIQGITKPAIRRLARRGGVKRISGLIYEETRGVLKVFLENVIRDAVTYTEHAKRKTVTAMDVVYALKRQGRTLYGFGG
- the LOC129957490 gene encoding histone H2A, with amino-acid sequence MSGRGKGGKVKGKSKTRSSRAGLQFPVGRIHRLLRKGNYAERVGAGAPVYLAAVLEYLAAEVLELAGNAARDNKKTRIIPRHLQLAIRNDEELNKLLSGVTIAQGGVLPNIQAVLLPKKTEKKA